Proteins from one Listeria innocua genomic window:
- a CDS encoding NAD kinase, producing MAKTIFYFSYRKTEELHAKAKELKKITTDYGYELTDDYQKANVIISIGGDGAFLKSVRETGFRQDCLYAGIALTEQLGQYCDFHINQLDEIIKAAIEDRWLVRRYPTIYGTVNNTKAFYVLNEFNIRSSIIRTLTMDLYINDSHFETFRGDGMVISTPTGSTAYNKSVNGSIVDPLLPSMQVSELASINNNKFRTLGSSFILSPKRKLRIEIASEEGNNEFPMIGMDSEALSIQHVHEVNLEVGDRFINIIKLPKNSFWDKVKRNFL from the coding sequence ATGGCAAAAACTATTTTTTATTTTTCCTATCGAAAAACAGAAGAGTTACATGCAAAAGCAAAAGAATTGAAGAAAATTACGACTGATTATGGATATGAATTAACTGATGACTATCAAAAAGCAAACGTTATTATCAGCATTGGTGGTGATGGTGCTTTTCTTAAATCTGTAAGAGAAACTGGCTTCCGTCAAGATTGTTTATATGCAGGGATTGCGCTAACAGAGCAATTAGGTCAATACTGTGACTTCCATATTAATCAATTGGATGAAATCATCAAGGCAGCTATTGAAGATCGTTGGTTAGTACGTCGTTACCCAACTATTTATGGAACAGTGAATAATACCAAAGCATTTTATGTACTAAATGAGTTTAATATTCGTTCCTCTATCATTAGAACACTTACGATGGATCTTTATATTAATGATTCTCACTTCGAAACTTTCCGCGGCGACGGAATGGTAATTTCCACACCAACAGGAAGTACTGCTTATAATAAATCAGTGAACGGTTCCATCGTGGACCCACTTCTTCCATCTATGCAAGTAAGTGAACTAGCTTCTATTAACAACAATAAATTCCGTACGCTAGGATCATCGTTCATCCTTAGTCCAAAACGCAAACTACGTATTGAAATTGCGTCTGAAGAAGGAAATAACGAATTCCCAATGATTGGAATGGACAGCGAAGCACTTAGTATCCAACACGTGCATGAAGTTAATTTAGAAGTAGGCGATCGTTTTATCAATATTATCAAACTACCTAAAAATTCTTTCTGGGATAAAGTGAAACGTAATTTCTTATAA
- a CDS encoding RDD family protein — protein sequence MANENVAFENKRQVYHYEPPIQKEEAIPKQYFAGFWIRFLAYLVDLVVIAALKGIIINPIFRVSGMGMDDSFFTFYWGMTTIIFLAYFILLTKFFGQTLGKMLFGLRVVKLDGGKLTWLTVLFREGAMRFVLKTIWPLYVVCAFTPNKQGIADFFESTSVVHTGYLELDEKWVNGAKK from the coding sequence ATGGCTAATGAAAATGTTGCTTTTGAAAACAAACGCCAAGTCTATCATTATGAACCACCAATTCAGAAAGAAGAAGCCATTCCTAAACAGTACTTTGCTGGCTTTTGGATCCGGTTTTTAGCTTATTTAGTCGATTTAGTTGTCATCGCAGCCTTAAAGGGAATTATTATTAATCCGATTTTCCGCGTCTCTGGAATGGGGATGGATGACAGTTTCTTCACATTTTATTGGGGAATGACAACGATTATCTTTTTAGCTTACTTTATTTTGCTTACTAAGTTTTTTGGACAAACGCTTGGGAAAATGTTATTTGGTCTTCGCGTAGTGAAACTTGATGGTGGAAAATTAACTTGGTTAACCGTTTTATTTCGAGAAGGTGCGATGCGTTTTGTCTTAAAAACCATTTGGCCGTTATATGTGGTTTGTGCCTTTACACCAAACAAACAAGGCATTGCGGACTTCTTTGAATCCACATCTGTCGTCCACACGGGGTACTTAGAACTAGATGAAAAATGGGTAAATGGAGCAAAAAAATAG
- the argB gene encoding acetylglutamate kinase produces MKNTIVIKLGGVASDNLTDDFFQQIIKWQAEKKKIVLVHGGGHYITKMMKALDIPVETKKGLRVTNKQALEVTKMVLIGQVQPAITTAFQKRNISVIGLNAGDTGLLEADQINDSDLGFVGKITKVKTALIEQLLAENIITVIAPLGINSAHDWLNVNADTAACEVASALNAEALYLLTDVPGVKNGAKIIDEIATDEINKLQTTDIIKGGMIPKLASAAFAAENGVGQVIITNSLENPGTKIKSKVAIR; encoded by the coding sequence ATGAAAAATACGATAGTGATAAAATTAGGCGGCGTTGCAAGTGATAATTTGACAGACGATTTCTTCCAGCAAATTATCAAATGGCAGGCAGAGAAAAAGAAAATCGTACTAGTTCACGGCGGCGGTCATTATATAACGAAGATGATGAAAGCACTTGATATTCCTGTAGAGACGAAAAAAGGCTTGCGCGTTACTAATAAACAAGCGCTTGAAGTCACAAAAATGGTTTTAATTGGCCAAGTCCAACCAGCCATCACTACAGCTTTTCAAAAAAGAAATATTTCTGTTATTGGATTAAACGCAGGCGACACTGGTTTGTTAGAAGCGGATCAAATCAATGATTCTGACCTCGGTTTCGTTGGAAAAATTACTAAAGTGAAAACCGCTTTAATCGAACAATTACTTGCTGAAAATATTATCACTGTGATTGCGCCGCTTGGTATCAATAGCGCGCATGATTGGCTAAATGTCAATGCTGATACAGCGGCATGTGAAGTAGCAAGTGCGCTAAATGCAGAAGCACTTTACTTACTAACAGATGTCCCAGGTGTGAAAAATGGAGCAAAAATTATCGACGAAATAGCTACGGATGAAATAAACAAATTACAAACTACCGACATAATAAAAGGCGGAATGATTCCAAAATTAGCAAGTGCCGCTTTTGCTGCTGAAAATGGTGTCGGGCAAGTAATTATTACAAATTCACTGGAAAATCCTGGAACAAAAATTAAAAGTAAGGTGGCGATTAGATGA
- the argF gene encoding ornithine carbamoyltransferase, which produces MTMYVKSNTTGKDMLSLLEWNKEELIDIIKLAVAMKTNPAHYSHILSGKILGMIFDKPSTRTRVSFEAGILQLGGQAIVMSSKELQIGRGEPIKDTAHVMSEYIDAIMIRTFSHEKVEELAYHAEIPIINGLTDLHHPCQALADLMTIYEWKDQLEGVKLAYIGDGNNVCHSLLLAGAMVGLDIRLAMPKGYEVDETILATAENLAKESGAKIFVTEDPKHAVTDADFIYTDVWTSMGQEEENAKRLADFGEKYQVNAELASIAKPDYHFLHCLPAHREEEVTAEIIDGNHSVIYQQAGNRLHAQKALLAAILEAK; this is translated from the coding sequence ATGACGATGTACGTAAAAAGTAATACGACAGGAAAAGATATGTTAAGTTTACTTGAATGGAATAAAGAAGAGTTGATCGATATTATTAAGCTAGCTGTTGCGATGAAAACAAATCCAGCCCATTATAGTCATATTTTAAGTGGAAAAATTTTAGGAATGATTTTTGATAAACCTTCCACTAGAACACGGGTTTCTTTTGAAGCGGGGATTTTGCAATTGGGTGGTCAGGCGATTGTAATGAGTTCTAAGGAACTTCAAATCGGCCGCGGTGAGCCAATTAAGGACACAGCGCATGTGATGTCAGAATATATTGATGCAATTATGATCCGAACATTTAGTCATGAAAAAGTAGAAGAATTGGCGTATCATGCAGAAATTCCGATTATTAATGGCTTAACTGATTTGCATCATCCATGCCAGGCGTTAGCGGATTTAATGACTATTTATGAATGGAAAGATCAGTTGGAAGGTGTCAAACTAGCTTATATTGGTGATGGTAACAATGTATGCCATTCTTTACTGTTAGCAGGTGCCATGGTTGGACTAGATATACGTCTTGCAATGCCAAAAGGGTACGAAGTCGATGAAACAATTTTAGCAACGGCGGAGAATCTGGCGAAGGAAAGTGGTGCCAAGATTTTCGTTACGGAAGACCCAAAACATGCAGTGACAGATGCGGACTTTATTTATACAGATGTTTGGACAAGCATGGGGCAAGAAGAGGAAAATGCGAAACGTTTAGCGGATTTTGGCGAAAAATATCAAGTGAACGCAGAGTTAGCTAGCATTGCTAAGCCAGATTATCATTTCTTACATTGTTTACCAGCGCACCGAGAAGAAGAAGTGACAGCTGAGATCATTGATGGCAATCACTCGGTTATTTATCAACAAGCAGGAAATAGACTTCATGCGCAAAAAGCGTTGCTAGCAGCCATTTTAGAAGCGAAATAA
- the argJ gene encoding bifunctional glutamate N-acetyltransferase/amino-acid acetyltransferase ArgJ, translated as MELIKGNIASPKGFYADGKHAGLKRKRNDIGWIYSEVPANSAAVYTMNQMQAAPIFVTKDSFKNSAKLQAIIVNSGNANAVTGNQGMLDALSMRAKTAEKLAIPMDTVAVASTGIIGEMLPMDKIMTGIDLLEKQTGNAADFEEAILTTDTFQKQISFQTEIGGKTVTMSGVAKGSGMIHPNMATMLAFITTDAAIPAELLQKLLKIKVDKTFNQITVDGDTSTNDMVVVMANGCAENPLIQEGTADFEKFAAMFQAVTEHLAKSIARDGEGATKLIEVQVKGATKTEDARMIAKKIVSSSLVKTAAFGGDGNWGRIICAIGYSGGRFAPDNITIKIGGIEILNHSSQTIFNQQALDAYLEEEHIVIEVDLHIGLESGTAWGCDLSYEYVKINACYRT; from the coding sequence ATGGAGCTTATTAAAGGAAATATCGCCTCACCAAAAGGCTTTTATGCAGACGGAAAACATGCTGGGCTGAAAAGAAAACGAAATGATATTGGTTGGATTTACTCAGAAGTACCAGCAAATTCTGCGGCAGTTTACACGATGAACCAAATGCAAGCCGCACCCATTTTTGTCACAAAAGATTCTTTTAAAAATAGCGCGAAGTTACAGGCGATTATTGTGAATAGTGGCAATGCCAATGCGGTGACAGGAAATCAAGGAATGTTAGATGCGCTTTCAATGCGAGCAAAAACGGCAGAAAAATTAGCGATTCCAATGGATACAGTCGCAGTTGCTTCGACAGGAATAATTGGTGAAATGCTCCCAATGGATAAAATAATGACTGGAATCGATTTATTAGAAAAACAAACAGGAAACGCAGCTGATTTTGAAGAAGCTATTTTAACAACAGATACTTTTCAAAAACAGATTAGTTTTCAAACGGAAATAGGCGGTAAGACAGTCACGATGTCAGGGGTAGCGAAAGGTTCAGGAATGATTCACCCTAATATGGCTACCATGCTCGCTTTTATTACAACAGATGCTGCCATTCCAGCTGAATTATTGCAAAAATTACTAAAAATAAAAGTAGATAAAACTTTCAATCAAATAACGGTTGATGGCGATACTTCTACTAATGATATGGTCGTTGTTATGGCAAATGGATGCGCAGAAAACCCGCTTATTCAAGAAGGAACAGCTGATTTCGAAAAATTTGCAGCTATGTTTCAAGCAGTAACAGAACACCTTGCTAAAAGTATTGCTCGAGACGGTGAGGGTGCGACTAAATTAATTGAGGTTCAAGTAAAAGGCGCGACTAAAACAGAAGATGCCAGAATGATAGCTAAAAAAATCGTTTCTTCTAGTCTCGTGAAAACAGCGGCATTTGGTGGGGATGGCAACTGGGGACGCATTATTTGCGCAATTGGTTACTCAGGTGGTCGTTTTGCACCAGATAACATTACTATTAAAATTGGCGGCATAGAAATACTAAATCATAGTAGCCAAACAATTTTTAATCAACAAGCATTAGATGCCTATTTAGAAGAAGAACATATCGTTATTGAAGTCGACCTTCATATTGGCCTTGAGTCAGGAACGGCGTGGGGATGCGATTTAAGTTATGAATACGTCAAAATCAATGCATGTTACCGGACGTAA
- the thiI gene encoding tRNA uracil 4-sulfurtransferase ThiI, with product MEFDRMLIRYGELSTKGKNRKQFVTRLAQNVKRAMKDLPEVRIHGERDRMYIILNGADYQLAEERLKPIFGIQSFSPAVRVNLDLDEVKAAALSLVQDAHEENGTFKVAARRSHREFPLDSNEINQEIGAHVLQNIEDLTVNVKNPDVKLTIDVRKEGVFLSCRTILGAAGLPVGSSGRAMLMLSGGIDSPVAGYLAQKRGVEIEAVHFHSPPYTSEQAKQKAIDLAGKLAKYSGQVQMHIVPFTEIQEVIKQQIPESVIMTVTRRMMLRITDELRRKRNGLAIVNGESLGQVASQTLESMLAINAVTATPIIRPVVAMDKNEIIQIAQKIDTYNLSVQPFEDCCTIFTPPSPKTKPKLDKIEHYESFTDFDALILKALENVETIAVNVAENAEIKDEFADLF from the coding sequence TTGGAATTTGATCGTATGTTAATTAGATACGGAGAACTATCTACTAAAGGAAAAAACAGAAAGCAGTTTGTGACTAGACTGGCACAAAATGTGAAACGCGCAATGAAAGATTTACCGGAAGTCCGTATTCACGGGGAACGCGACCGGATGTATATTATTTTAAATGGGGCGGATTATCAACTTGCAGAGGAACGTTTAAAACCGATTTTTGGGATTCAATCATTTAGTCCAGCAGTTCGTGTTAATTTAGATTTAGATGAGGTCAAAGCGGCTGCTCTCTCTTTAGTTCAAGATGCGCACGAGGAAAATGGCACGTTTAAAGTAGCGGCAAGACGTAGCCACCGTGAGTTTCCGCTTGATTCTAATGAAATCAATCAGGAAATCGGCGCACATGTGTTACAAAATATCGAGGACCTGACTGTCAATGTAAAAAATCCAGATGTAAAACTAACGATTGATGTTCGTAAAGAAGGCGTCTTTTTATCATGTCGGACGATTCTTGGGGCAGCTGGTCTTCCGGTTGGTTCTTCTGGTCGCGCGATGCTGATGCTTTCTGGTGGTATCGACAGTCCAGTTGCTGGGTATTTAGCACAAAAACGTGGTGTGGAGATTGAAGCGGTTCATTTTCACAGCCCGCCATATACGAGCGAACAAGCTAAACAAAAAGCAATCGATTTAGCAGGGAAATTGGCTAAGTATAGCGGACAAGTTCAAATGCATATCGTTCCATTTACAGAAATTCAAGAAGTAATCAAACAGCAAATTCCTGAGAGCGTGATTATGACTGTTACACGCCGAATGATGCTTCGAATTACGGATGAACTTCGCCGTAAGAGAAATGGATTAGCGATTGTTAATGGTGAAAGTTTGGGCCAAGTTGCCAGCCAAACACTCGAAAGTATGCTAGCAATTAACGCTGTAACAGCTACACCGATTATTCGCCCAGTTGTTGCAATGGATAAAAATGAAATTATTCAAATCGCACAAAAAATCGATACGTATAATTTATCTGTCCAACCATTTGAAGATTGCTGTACGATTTTCACGCCGCCTTCTCCAAAAACAAAGCCAAAACTTGATAAAATCGAGCATTACGAAAGTTTCACAGATTTTGATGCCTTAATTTTAAAGGCATTAGAGAATGTAGAAACGATTGCTGTTAATGTTGCCGAGAATGCAGAAATAAAAGATGAGTTTGCTGACTTATTTTAA
- the argC gene encoding N-acetyl-gamma-glutamyl-phosphate reductase, translated as MKVSIIGATGYGGLELIRLLHQHSSVDIATLHSFSAQSETLANFYPHLKGLEASPLEKINPAEIIEKSDTVFIATPSGIAKDVALPYIDAGLNVIDLSGDFRLKDNQLYEKWYGKKAAPEDYLAKAEYGLAEFRDNELATFIANPGCYATATLLGLAPLVKKQLIDPTSIIVDAKSGISGAGKVPSKSTHFTETNENMTLYKMNSHQHIPEIMQQLTKWDKSIPAIQFSTSLIPITRGIFTTIYVKPKNPITQQELHQLYESTYEHASFVRIQAENTYPTVKQVTASNYCDIGLAYNEKTNVITIVSVIDNLVKGAAGQAIQNLNIMANFAESDGLGFIPVYP; from the coding sequence ATGAAAGTTTCTATTATTGGGGCGACAGGATACGGAGGGCTTGAGCTAATCCGCTTGCTGCACCAGCATTCTTCGGTCGACATAGCGACGTTACATAGTTTTTCCGCACAATCAGAAACATTGGCAAACTTTTATCCGCATTTAAAAGGTTTAGAAGCTAGCCCCTTAGAGAAGATAAATCCAGCAGAAATTATCGAAAAAAGCGATACAGTTTTTATTGCTACTCCATCGGGAATCGCGAAAGATGTGGCCTTACCGTACATCGATGCCGGGCTTAATGTGATTGATTTATCCGGAGACTTTCGACTAAAAGATAACCAGCTTTACGAGAAATGGTACGGGAAAAAAGCAGCACCTGAGGATTACTTAGCTAAGGCGGAATATGGTTTAGCAGAATTTCGCGATAATGAACTTGCGACTTTTATTGCTAATCCAGGATGTTACGCAACGGCGACTTTGTTAGGGTTAGCTCCACTCGTGAAAAAGCAGCTAATTGATCCCACATCCATTATTGTAGATGCCAAATCAGGTATTTCCGGAGCGGGAAAAGTGCCATCTAAAAGCACCCATTTTACAGAAACAAATGAAAATATGACACTATATAAAATGAATTCCCATCAACACATTCCGGAAATTATGCAACAACTAACAAAATGGGATAAGAGTATCCCTGCAATTCAATTTTCCACTTCATTAATTCCCATCACACGAGGAATCTTCACAACCATCTACGTTAAACCTAAAAATCCAATTACCCAGCAAGAATTACATCAATTATACGAATCCACCTACGAGCATGCTTCATTTGTCCGAATTCAAGCAGAAAATACTTACCCAACTGTAAAACAAGTAACGGCTTCTAATTATTGTGATATTGGCCTTGCTTATAATGAAAAAACGAATGTAATCACCATCGTTTCCGTAATCGATAATTTAGTTAAGGGAGCGGCTGGTCAAGCAATTCAAAATTTAAATATAATGGCGAATTTTGCTGAGAGTGACGGATTGGGATTTATTCCAGTGTATCCGTGA
- the sppA gene encoding signal peptide peptidase SppA, with protein MNAKRWVALGIVFALLIVSALAKFTSSQIASTEESSPTFVESLFADTGELTETVIEEGGDDTIAVLSVDGTIQDTGDSGSLFGDAGYDHSFFMQQLEQVRNDDYIQGVLLYVNSPGGGVMESAQIRDKILQIQKERNIPFYVSMGSMAASGGYYISAPADKIFASKETLTGSLGVIMQGYDYSELMKKLGVSDNTIKSGEYKDIMSGTRPMTEDEKKIMQSMIDDSYNEFVKVVAKGRGMSAEKVRKIADGRIYDGRQAKENGLIDEFGYQEDALEALKKEQGLADATVIQYDVPEDFSSLFSVAAQKISGQNADISQLIKLTGTLKAPRMMYLYGE; from the coding sequence ATGAACGCTAAAAGATGGGTTGCACTAGGGATTGTTTTTGCACTTTTGATAGTTAGTGCGTTAGCAAAGTTTACTTCAAGTCAAATCGCTTCAACGGAAGAGAGTAGTCCGACATTTGTCGAAAGTCTGTTCGCGGATACCGGCGAACTAACCGAAACAGTAATTGAAGAAGGTGGGGATGATACAATTGCTGTATTATCTGTAGATGGTACTATTCAAGATACGGGAGATTCTGGTTCTTTATTTGGGGACGCGGGCTATGATCATTCATTTTTCATGCAACAATTAGAACAAGTGAGAAATGATGACTATATCCAAGGCGTACTGCTGTATGTTAATTCACCAGGTGGCGGTGTTATGGAGTCCGCGCAAATTCGCGATAAAATTTTACAAATTCAAAAAGAACGCAATATTCCATTCTATGTTTCCATGGGGAGTATGGCAGCATCAGGTGGATATTATATTTCCGCACCAGCCGACAAAATTTTTGCAAGTAAAGAAACATTGACTGGTTCACTTGGGGTTATTATGCAAGGGTATGACTATAGTGAACTCATGAAAAAATTAGGTGTTTCAGATAATACTATTAAAAGCGGCGAATATAAAGACATTATGAGCGGGACAAGACCAATGACGGAAGACGAGAAGAAAATTATGCAGTCAATGATTGATGATTCTTACAATGAGTTCGTTAAAGTCGTTGCAAAAGGCCGTGGAATGTCCGCAGAAAAAGTACGTAAAATTGCAGATGGACGCATATACGACGGCCGCCAAGCAAAAGAGAACGGGTTGATTGATGAGTTTGGTTATCAAGAAGATGCCCTAGAAGCTTTGAAAAAAGAACAAGGGTTAGCTGATGCGACAGTCATTCAATATGATGTACCAGAAGACTTTAGCTCGTTATTCTCTGTAGCTGCACAAAAAATCTCTGGTCAAAATGCAGATATTTCCCAACTAATCAAATTAACTGGCACACTTAAAGCGCCAAGAATGATGTATTTATATGGAGAATAA
- a CDS encoding acetylornithine transaminase, translating to MKHVFPTYNRFPVDIVKGNGTVVKDATGKTYLDFTSGIAVCNLGHCPENVTEAIQSQLANIWHTSNLYECALQDSVAELITDGTDKLVFFCNSGTEANEAALKLARKYTGKEKIITFEKSFHGRTFGSMSATGQAKIHQGFGRLVPGFTYVPYNDIESFKTELDENTAAVMLEVIQGEGGVIPGNAAWLMEVQMLCKKAGALLIIDEVQTGLGRTGTLFGFQQTFLDPDIFTLAKGLGNGLPIGAMVGKEHLSSAFGPGSHGSTFGGNKLALAAAKEILLTMKQTGFLEEVNAKAAYFRNLLEEHFEQLENVVAIRGEGFLIGIELGSSAAPVVTELRDKGLLILTAGPNILRILPPLTVSYAEIDQAISILKSVLEKQLIGSE from the coding sequence ATGAAACATGTTTTTCCGACGTATAATAGATTCCCGGTTGATATAGTTAAAGGTAACGGTACAGTTGTTAAAGACGCAACAGGTAAAACATATCTTGATTTTACTAGCGGGATTGCAGTTTGCAACTTAGGTCATTGTCCGGAGAATGTTACAGAGGCGATTCAATCCCAATTAGCAAATATTTGGCATACTTCGAATTTATATGAATGTGCACTGCAAGATAGCGTGGCGGAATTAATTACTGATGGGACAGACAAACTAGTATTTTTTTGCAATAGCGGAACAGAAGCAAATGAGGCTGCTCTTAAATTAGCGAGAAAATATACAGGCAAAGAAAAAATAATAACGTTTGAAAAATCTTTCCATGGACGTACTTTTGGTTCGATGTCAGCTACCGGACAAGCTAAAATCCATCAAGGTTTCGGAAGACTTGTTCCCGGCTTTACATACGTTCCCTATAACGACATAGAGTCTTTCAAAACCGAGCTTGACGAAAATACAGCGGCTGTCATGTTAGAGGTAATCCAAGGTGAAGGCGGCGTCATACCAGGGAATGCAGCCTGGCTAATGGAAGTTCAAATGCTATGTAAAAAAGCGGGCGCATTACTAATTATTGATGAGGTTCAAACAGGACTTGGTCGAACGGGAACGCTTTTTGGTTTTCAGCAAACGTTCTTAGATCCAGATATTTTTACTTTAGCAAAAGGGCTTGGGAACGGCTTGCCAATTGGAGCAATGGTCGGAAAAGAACACTTAAGCAGTGCTTTTGGTCCGGGAAGTCATGGATCTACTTTTGGCGGAAATAAACTGGCACTCGCTGCTGCGAAAGAAATTTTATTAACAATGAAGCAAACCGGATTTTTAGAAGAAGTGAATGCTAAAGCAGCTTATTTTAGAAATTTATTAGAAGAACATTTTGAGCAGTTAGAAAATGTTGTGGCGATTCGCGGTGAAGGCTTTCTCATTGGCATAGAACTGGGTAGTAGCGCGGCGCCAGTTGTTACAGAATTACGCGATAAGGGTTTATTAATACTAACAGCCGGGCCCAATATATTACGGATTTTACCGCCTTTAACTGTCAGCTATGCAGAAATAGATCAAGCAATTAGCATACTAAAAAGCGTTTTGGAAAAACAATTGATTGGAAGTGAGTGA
- the tpx gene encoding thiol peroxidase: MTQVTFKHNPVTLVGTERKVGDKAPNFTVVNRDLEEVTLHDYDGKVRLISVVPSIDTSVCSTQTRKFNEEASNLDNTVVLTISVDLPFAQKKWCAAEGLPNAITLSDHRDLSFGEAYGVIMKELRLLARSVFVVNAKGEIVYTEVVPEGSDHPNYEAAIEAAKKA, encoded by the coding sequence ATGACTCAAGTAACATTTAAACATAATCCAGTTACACTCGTAGGTACCGAAAGAAAAGTTGGCGACAAAGCGCCGAACTTCACAGTGGTGAATAGAGATTTAGAAGAAGTAACATTGCACGATTATGACGGGAAAGTGAGACTTATCAGCGTTGTTCCTTCCATTGATACAAGTGTTTGTTCCACACAAACGCGTAAATTTAATGAAGAAGCAAGCAATTTAGATAATACAGTTGTCTTAACTATCTCCGTTGATTTACCATTTGCTCAAAAGAAATGGTGTGCAGCAGAAGGTTTACCAAATGCGATTACTTTATCTGATCACCGCGATCTTTCTTTTGGCGAAGCATACGGTGTAATCATGAAAGAACTTCGCTTACTAGCTCGTTCTGTTTTTGTTGTAAATGCAAAAGGAGAAATCGTCTACACGGAAGTAGTTCCAGAAGGTAGCGACCATCCAAATTACGAAGCAGCGATAGAAGCAGCCAAAAAAGCTTAA
- a CDS encoding DUF4368 domain-containing protein, whose amino-acid sequence MFSGIAHCADCGSKLYYCTTRYFETRHDHFRCSASQKAVDPCTSHFIRAVVLEEMVLAHMRYVIGFVQRYEDSFRVSIEAERSTEIQKELSAKRKQIAQSQKRVDDLDVLFRKVYEDNASGKLTDERFMQLSRGYDLEQKTLRQMITMLEKEIDQQEQKTTQVEDFIAKCKRYSSLETLTPAILNDLVIKVFVEAPDKSTGKRRQGIHISYNLVGILPPLERFQPVVVERPNKEKAETA is encoded by the coding sequence ATGTTCAGCGGCATTGCCCATTGTGCTGATTGCGGGAGCAAGCTGTATTACTGCACAACCAGATACTTTGAGACAAGGCATGACCATTTCCGGTGTTCTGCTTCGCAAAAAGCGGTTGACCCGTGTACATCCCATTTCATCCGTGCTGTTGTGCTGGAAGAAATGGTACTGGCGCACATGCGCTATGTGATTGGCTTTGTACAGCGGTATGAGGACAGCTTTCGGGTGTCCATCGAAGCAGAACGTTCCACGGAAATCCAAAAAGAGTTAAGTGCCAAGCGGAAACAAATAGCACAGTCTCAGAAGCGTGTAGATGATCTGGATGTATTATTCCGTAAAGTCTATGAGGACAACGCTAGTGGGAAGCTGACGGATGAACGCTTCATGCAGTTGTCAAGAGGATATGATCTGGAACAGAAAACACTGCGGCAAATGATTACAATGCTAGAAAAAGAGATTGATCAGCAGGAACAAAAGACCACACAGGTAGAAGATTTCATTGCCAAGTGCAAGCGGTACTCTAGCCTAGAAACATTGACCCCTGCCATCCTCAATGACCTTGTGATCAAGGTATTTGTGGAAGCACCGGACAAAAGCACTGGCAAGCGCAGACAGGGGATTCATATCAGTTACAATCTTGTGGGGATACTGCCACCACTGGAACGCTTCCAGCCTGTTGTAGTTGAGCGACCAAACAAAGAAAAAGCAGAAACGGCGTAG